One Rhodoferax sp. GW822-FHT02A01 genomic window, CATGACGAGCTCGACATTCCGGTGATCTACGTCAGCCACGCACCGGACGAAGTGGCCCGGCTGGCCGACCACATGGTGCTGATGGATCAGGGGCGTGTGGTGGCCAGTGGGCCGCTTACCGACACGCTGGCCCGGCTGGACCTGCCGGTGCATCTGGGCGAAGACGCTGGTGTGGTGCTGCAAGCCGTGGTGGTCGAGCGTGATCTGGCATGGCACCTGGCGCGCGTGGAGTTTCCGGGCGGCAGCCTGTGGGTGCGCGACGGTGGACATCCGGTAGGCCATGCGGTGCGGGTGCGCATACTGGCGCGTGACGTATCCATCGCCCGCGAACAGGTGGGCGGCATCAGCATCCAGAACTGCCTGCCCGCCACCATTGACCAGATGGCTACCGACTACCACCCGGCACTTGCGTTGCTGCGCCTGCATGTAGGCACATCGCCCCTGCTCGCCCGGCTGACCCAGCGCGCCGCCGCGCAGCTGGAACTGGCGCCTGGCATGCCGGTGTGGGTGCAGATCAAGGCCGTGGCACTGATCGGCTAACCTACGGACCATGCCAATAACCATACGCCCCTACGAACCCAAGGATTGGCCCCTTCTCTGGCCTGTGCTCCACACCACTTTCGCGGCCGGTGATACCTATGCGTACGCCCCCGAAAGCACAGAAGCGGACGTCCACAAAGTCTGGATTGAAACACCTGCCGCCACGTATGTCGCTGTGGCAGAGGATGGTTCATTGCTCGGTACCTACAAGCTTCAATCCAACCAGCCCGGACTTGGCTCACATGTCAGCAACTGTGGATACGTTGTGGCACCCAGCGCCCGGGGGCAAGGTGTCGCATCGGCAATGTGCGAGCACTCCCAAGTCGAAGCGGTGAAGCGCGGTTTCAAGGCCATGCAATTCAACCTGGTTGTGTCTACCAATGCAGTAGCCGTGAACCTGTGGAAGAAGCACGGCTTTTCCATCGTGGGAACACTCCCCGGCGCGTTTCAACACAGAGCACTGGGCTATGTGGATGCCTATGTCATGTTCAAAACGCTAGGCACCTGACCCCGGGTTGTGGCTCTGATGGGCCATGCGCTCATTGCCCATGAACAGACTCAGCAGGCGCTGGCTTTGGAGGCGCGCCGTCCGGTGCATCGGTGGTGATCAGTTCCCGCAAGATCCCACCACCGGCAACGCTGCCGCTGACCGTGCCTTCGCCGCGCATTCTGGCGTCGCAGGCCACCCGATCCTCACCTTTGAGTGCATCACAACGCATCAGGCCGTTGCGCCGGAGTTGTTCCGCGTCGGCAGAAGGCGTGGAGTCCAGACGCTGGGCCTGTACCGCCCTGGCTTCTTTCATGCAGGGCTCGAAAGCCTGACCGGACTTGCCGTCCTGGCAAGCACGTTGATCCGCCTCGAAGCGGCGTGCCCTTTCGCCACGGTCCTGCGCGGCCACGGTGGCCACATGGGCCCAGAGCAGCGCCACCATGGCGATGCCGACGCAACGACGAATACTTTGTTGAGCGCTTGGAACAGCAGGCATATTGATTCCCCATTCACCGCAAAAGGCGATGACAGGGGTACAGCGTGCCAAAGGCAGGCACACCGGTCTGTGCGATAGCCAACCCAAACCAACGCATTGCCCCATTGGCAGAGATACCGGCGCTACGGGGTGCAACGTACATACAGGCGCCGCTTGCTTGGCGACCATGTCATGGCGAGCAGGTGGAGATTTTCAATTCAACGTCTGCTTGCATGCGTGCAATGGACTTTCATGTTTCTGTTGAAGGGTGAACCGTCCGCTGCAATTTTGCTTGTATCCAACTTGGAAAGTTTCATATGAAAAATGTATTGGGGAAATATTCCCTGGCCTTGTCGGCCGTCAGTCTGGCGGTGCTGGCGTTGCCAGCCCAGGCAGTGGAAGTGAGCTTCTCCGGGAGCAACACCGCCACAACCGGTGTTGTGAGCGGCGTGGACAACCTCGGTAACACGTGGGTCACCAGCGACGGCCCTTCCAACATCAACAGCAGCTTCACGATGGCCGATCAGCAGGAAACTGCACAGGCGTTCAACATCCTCAATTTCAGCAATGGACTGGGCAGCTGGGCCAATTCGTTTCAATTGACGATCAACAAGAGCCAGCAGGGTTCGGGATTCAAAGGCATCATTCAGACCCCGGTCGCGTCCGGTCTGAGCAATGGATTCATGGTGCAGGAAATTGCTGGCGACTCCACCAGTTGGGCGTCCTGGGCAGCGACCTACAGCCTCCTGGATACCATCAGTGGTCTGTATCAGCAGGTGCTGTTTACAGCACCTGAGGGAAAGCAACTTTCCCAGGGGCAGAACTTCATGCTGGACGTCAACTTCTCCGGCATCATCACCACCGACTCGGGCTGGGCGGCCTCGTGGGATGACCGAGCAGCACCCACCAATGACGTACCAGAGCCAGGCACTGTGACGCTCATGGGACTGGGAGCTGTGGGCTTGCTGGGGGCAGCGCGGCGCAAGAAAGCATAAACGCCAGCACGTCATGCGGCGCTGGAGCGAACTCCGGCGCCGTTTGCCATGTCGTGCGTTGCATGTTTTACACGCGCTGTCGTAGCGCGCATCGCCCTGGATCAGCCCACAGCCTTGGCGTCCAGTCCAAGAACAAGAGGAATAGCCATGCCACCCAACCCTGACGAATCAAGCTGCACCTTCATCTGCACCACCCAAGCCCACGCTGAGCAAGCCATCCTCGATCTGTTGAAAACAGGCGTGTCAACCGACAATATTCTTCGCCTGGGACGTGTCTTCCAAGCCGAAGGCCCGCCAAGACAAGTCGCGAGCATCCGCAACAGAATGATTGCCTGGGGCTGCAATGGCGCCTTTCTGGGTTGCATTCTGGGAATTCTGATTTCACCCGCTGCCGACTTCCTGCAACCGCATGGCTTCTACGCCTCGGCCGGACCGGTCGTATCGGTCCTGATTACCATGATGGAAAGCGCACTCATCTTGTGTGCGCTCTTTATCGCTGCTGCCTTACTGAGCCCCGTCAAGGCTACGCACAATGCCCTGGTGCGTTGCGATTCGGCGCTGTGCGTATACAAGTATCTGTTGAAGGTGAAGGGAACTCCCGCGGAAATCGACAGTGCCACCCGGCAATTTGCTTCGGTGCAGTACGTGACGCAGGTTATTCCAATGACGGCCCCCATTCACAACGAGGTCTGTGCGGCAAAGCTGCCTGCCAATGATCTCGACCATATTGCGACCAGCATTGTCTGAAGCACTGGCAACCCCTTTCACACGGAACCAGCACTTCATCCACAAGGCCCAGGATCGACTATCAACAACGTTTCACTGGAGATGGACATGGGCTTGCTGAACTTCATCGGATTGGGTGACAAGAAAAAAGTATGTGCTGGCTGCGGGGAAGTCTCCACGGTGCGCGAGCACAGGCAACCCAATCCGCTCCACCCCGAAAACACGAAATACTGGGGCTGTCCGTACGGTCCGGGCATGTTTTGCTGCAAGCCGGAGAACCAGGGCAAGCGCAAGGAGATCGACGTGTACTGGCCCGGCCAACGGCGCTACAAATAGGGCGCTAAAGATTCAGTCCAGAGCGACAACCCGCCGCCAAGGCAGGTCTGGGTCCGCCGCATAGTCTGCCACCACCCAACTGCGCATAGTGTGCGCCGCCATATCGCCCAGAAAGGCGCGTATCACCCGGATGGACGCCTGATCCAGGGCGGCGTAGGGCTGGTCCAGGCAGGTCACGGTTGCACCGCTGGCCAGCAGCGCTGCAATGGCAACCTTGCGACGGCTGCCGGTGGAGAGCATGAACAACTTCTTTTCCTGGTGGTCTGTCAAAGTCAAGGCATCCACCAGCTCAGCATGCAGGGCCGCGTTCCAGCGCGCGCAGCGTGCACGCAGCGCGTCCCACACTTGCAGCGCGGTCTGCTCGTCATGCCCGGGCAAGGACAGGTCCAGCCACAGCGCATCAATGACCGCGGACACGCCCGGCGGGGCCGCAAGGTCACCGCTCAGGCGACGCAACAGGCTGGTCTTGCCAGTGCGCTCGTCGCCAGTGACGGCAATGAGACCGGGTGGCAGGGGAATTTCAAGCAGATGCATCGGATTGACCACCCCGCATGACATACGCCTCAAATGCAGGGGCTGTGACCGGGCGGCTGTAGAAGTACCCCTGGAAGACAAAGCAACCATTGCGAATCAACCATTCGCGTTGCTCCAGGGTCTCCACCCCTTCGGCAATGACGTTCAGACCCAGGCTGCGTCCCAGCGTCACCACCGTGCGCGCTATGGCTGCGTCATTGGGGTCGGTCAGCACGTCGCGGATGAAGG contains:
- a CDS encoding N-acetyltransferase, whose product is MPITIRPYEPKDWPLLWPVLHTTFAAGDTYAYAPESTEADVHKVWIETPAATYVAVAEDGSLLGTYKLQSNQPGLGSHVSNCGYVVAPSARGQGVASAMCEHSQVEAVKRGFKAMQFNLVVSTNAVAVNLWKKHGFSIVGTLPGAFQHRALGYVDAYVMFKTLGT
- a CDS encoding ATP-binding cassette domain-containing protein, yielding MHLLEIPLPPGLIAVTGDERTGKTSLLRRLSGDLAAPPGVSAVIDALWLDLSLPGHDEQTALQVWDALRARCARWNAALHAELVDALTLTDHQEKKLFMLSTGSRRKVAIAALLASGATVTCLDQPYAALDQASIRVIRAFLGDMAAHTMRSWVVADYAADPDLPWRRVVALD
- the modC gene encoding molybdenum ABC transporter ATP-binding protein produces the protein MSIHAQFHLSYPSFTLDVNLDLPGKGVTALFGPSGCGKTSVLRCMAGLTRAPQGQLTVNGEEWQSPQSFLPTHQRPLGYVFQEAGLFPHLDVRRNLQYGLKRVTPAQRKVAWDDVVALLGIAHLLDRMPQGLSGGERQRVAIARALLTSPRLLLMDEPLAALDQSRKNEFLPYLERLHDELDIPVIYVSHAPDEVARLADHMVLMDQGRVVASGPLTDTLARLDLPVHLGEDAGVVLQAVVVERDLAWHLARVEFPGGSLWVRDGGHPVGHAVRVRILARDVSIAREQVGGISIQNCLPATIDQMATDYHPALALLRLHVGTSPLLARLTQRAAAQLELAPGMPVWVQIKAVALIG
- a CDS encoding PEP-CTERM sorting domain-containing protein encodes the protein MKNVLGKYSLALSAVSLAVLALPAQAVEVSFSGSNTATTGVVSGVDNLGNTWVTSDGPSNINSSFTMADQQETAQAFNILNFSNGLGSWANSFQLTINKSQQGSGFKGIIQTPVASGLSNGFMVQEIAGDSTSWASWAATYSLLDTISGLYQQVLFTAPEGKQLSQGQNFMLDVNFSGIITTDSGWAASWDDRAAPTNDVPEPGTVTLMGLGAVGLLGAARRKKA